In a genomic window of Phyllostomus discolor isolate MPI-MPIP mPhyDis1 chromosome 5, mPhyDis1.pri.v3, whole genome shotgun sequence:
- the ELOVL1 gene encoding elongation of very long chain fatty acids protein 1: MEAVVNLYQQMMKLADPRIQDYPLMGSPLLMTSILLTYVYFVLSLGPRIMANRKPFQLRGFMVVYNFSLVALSLYIVYEFLMSGWLKSYTWRCDPVDYSNSPEALRMVRVAWLFLFSKFIELMDTVIFILRKKDGQVTFLHVFHHSVLPWSWWWGINIAPGGMGSFHAMVNSSVHVIMYLYYGLSALGPVAQPYLWWKKHMTAIQLIQFVLVSLHISQYYFMSSCNYQYPVIIHLIWMYGTIFFVLFSNFWYQSYTKGKRLPRAVQQNGAPGTAKVKAN, from the exons ATGGAGGCGGTTGTGAACTTGTACCAGCAGATGATGAAGCTTGCAG ATCCCCGGATTCAGGACTACCCTTTGATGGGGTCCCCCTTGCTAATGACCTCCATTCTCCTGACTTATGTGTACTTCGTTCTCTCACTTGGGCCTCGAATCATGGCCAACCGGAAGCCCTTCCAGCTGCGTGGCTTCATGGTTGTCTACAACTTCTCACTGGTGGCACTCTCCCTCTACATTGTATATGAG TTCCTGATGTCTGGCTGGCTGAAAAGCTACACCTGGCGCTGTGACCCTGTGGACTATTCCAACAGCCCGGAGGCACTGAGA ATGGTTCGAGTggcctggctcttcctcttctccaagtTCATTGAGCTGATGGACACG GTGATCTTTATTCTCCGGAAAAAAGATGGACAGGTGACCTTCCTACATGTCTTCCACCACTCAGTGCTTCCCTGGAGCTGGTGGTGGGGTATAAATATTGCTCCAG GAGGAATGGGCTCTTTCCACGCCATGGTAAACTCCTCTGTGCATGTCATCATGTACCTGTACTATGGATTATCTGCCCTTGGCCCTGTAGCCCAGCCCTACCTTTGGTGGAAAAAGCACATGACGGCCATCCAGCTG ATCCAGTTTGTCCTGGTCTCGCTGCACATCTCCCAGTACTACTTCATGTCCAGCTGTAACTACCAATACCCCGTCATTATTCACCTCATCTGGATGTACGGCACCATCTTCTTTGTGCTATTCTCCAATTTCTGGTATCAGTCTTACACCAAAGGCAAGCGGCTACCCCGTGCAGTTCAGCAAAATGGAGCTCCAGGTACTGCCAAAGTGAAGGCCAACTGA
- the CDC20 gene encoding cell division cycle protein 20 homolog produces the protein MAQFVFDSDLHSLLQLDTPIPNAPPARWQRKAKETGGPAPSPMRASNRSHSAGRTPGRTPGKSSSKVQTTPSKPGGDRYIPHRSASQMEVASFLLSKENHSENSQTPTKKEHQKAWALNLNGFDVEEAKILRLSGKPQKVPEGYQNRLKVLYSQKATPGSSRKTCRYIPSLPDRILDAPEIRNDYYLNLVDWSSGNVLAVALDNSVYLWSASSGDILQLLQMEQPGDYVSSVSWIKEGNYLAVGTSNAEVQLWDVQQQKRLRNMTSHSARVGSLSWNSYILSSGSRSGHIHHHDVRVAEHHVATLSGHSQEVCGLRWAPDGRHLASGGNDNLVNVWPSAPGEGGWVPLQTFTQHQGAVKAVAWCPWQSSILATGGGTSDRHIRIWNVCSGACLNAVDAHSQVCSILWSSHYKELISGHGFAQNQLVIWKYPTMAKVAELKGHTARVLSLTMSPDGATVASAAADETLRLWRCFELDPARRREREKASAAKSSLIHQGIR, from the exons ATGGCGCAGTTCGTGTTCGATAGTGACTTGCACTCGCTGCTGCAGCTCGACACACCCATCCCCAATGCACCCCCTGCGCGCTGGCAGCGCAAAGCTAAGGAAACCGGGGGGCCGGCCCCCTCACCCATGCGGGCCTCCAATCGATCCCATAGCGCCGGCAGGACCCCTGGCCGAACTCCTG gCAAATCCAGCTCCAAGGTTCAGACCACTCCCAGCAAACCTGGTGGTGACCGCTATATCCCCCATCGCAGTGCTTCTCAGATGGAGGTTGCCAGCTTCCTCCTGAGCAAGGAGAACCACTCGGAAAACAGCCAGACGCCCACCAAGAAG GAACATCAGAAAGCCTGGGCTTTGAACCTGAACGGTTTTGATGTGGAGGAAGCCAAGATCCTCCGGCTCAGTGGAAAACCACAAAAAGTTCCAGAGG GTTACCAGAATAGACTGAAAGTACTGTATAGCCAGAAGGCCACGCCTGGCTCCAGCAGGAAGACCTGCCGTTACATTCCTTCCCTACCAGACCGGATCCTGGATGCCCCTGAAATCCGTAATGACTATT ACCTGAACCTGGTGGACTGGAGCTCTGGGAATGTGCTGGCTGTGGCATTGGACAACAGTGTGTACTTGTGGAGTGCTAGCTCAGGTGAcatcctgcagctgctgcagatGGAGCAGCCAGGGGACTACGTGTCTTCTGTGTCCTGGATCAAAGAGGGCAACTACCTGGCTGTGGGCACCAGCAATGCTGAGGTGCAG CTATGGGATGTGCAACAGCAAAAGCGGCTTCGGAACATGACCAGTCATTCCGCCCGAGTGGGCTCCCTAAGTTGGAATAGCTATATCCTGTCCAG TGGCTCACGCTCTGGCCACATCCACCACCATGATGTGCGGGTAGCAGAACACCATGTGGCCACACTGAGTGGTCACAGCCAGGAAGTGTGTGGGCTGCGCTGGGCCCCAGATGGACGACATTTGGCCAGTGGTGGCAACGATAACTTGGTCAATGTGTGGCCTAGTGCTCCTGGAGAGGGGGGCTGGGTCCCCTTGCAGACGTTCACACAGCATCAAGGGGCTGTCAAG GCTGTGGCTTGGTGTCCCTGGCAGTCCAGTATCCTGGCAACTGGAGGGGGCACCAGTGATCGACACATTCGCATCTGGAACGTCTGCTCTGGGGCATGTCTGAATGCTGTGGATGCCCACTCCCAG GTGTGCTCCATCCTCTGGTCTTCCCACTACAAAGAACTCATCTCAGGCCATGGCTTTGCCCAGAACCAGCTGGTTATTTGGAAGTACCCGACCATGGCCAAGGTGGCTGAGCTCAAAG gtcacacagcccgGGTCCTAAGTCTGACCATGAGTCCAGATGGAGCCACGGTGGCATCAGCAGCAGCAGACGAAACCCTGCGGCTGTGGCGCTGCTTTGAGTTGGACCCTGCACGACGGCGGGAGCGGGAGAAGGCTAGTGCAGCCAAAAGCAGCCTCATCCATCAAGGCATCCGTTGA